The nucleotide window tgctgctgagcagcagctgcagctactactactactactactactactactactactactactgctactgctactgctactgctactgctactgctactgctactactgctactactactacttgAGGCCTAATCTGAAACAAGTGAAGAATGAGACATTTGGACAGCATCAGTATCCACTATAGAGTAATACAAGACATTAAGATGACTATACCTTTCACATATAACCTACAACACAGAGGTGTGTCATGAGGAATGACACAAGTAATAATTTTATTACCCATCATTTTAAGACGCATCAATAAAATTGTTATATGTTATCCTTTCCTTTAGAACCCATCATACGAGTCTAAGATGGTTACTGCACAAAATGATGATTTAGGTGAAAACCTGGGAACATACCAAGGGACCCCTTCTTGTAACTCTCTAATAGTTTGCAGCAATCTGGTGATTGTTGCAATAGGGGCTCAAAGTATGATATCACATTGTGCTTAGATCTCAAAGGTACAATAAGTTGCAGCCCTATTAGCTATTATGATTATAACTGTGCTCCTAATATAACAACTCACCACAAAACTGCTAGCAGACTCATAACTCATCAACCTAGTTATATAGTGACTTCTTCATATGATTAGGAGACAGTTCTTCAATTGTATAACATTACGGAACAAAATAGAAAGGAAGATTCTGAAAACTTTGATGCATCCACCAAAGAATGCAGATATAGGGTAGAAGCTATCGGCATTGGTTTAGATATGTTTCAAAGCAAACAGCTGGTCATCAAGAAGGAAAAGCAAACAAGAATATCAACTGAGATTCAATTAACTGAAGATTTTGCTAGCAAATACCAAGCAACAGATGTAGCAGAAAGAGATGAAACAAATAGGCAGAAAGAGGTGAAAAGATAAGGAGTGACTTAACAGTGTCGATCAGCCAAAAATAATTTACAAGACAGTTTTCAGTTAAATTGTAGAACTTACAGGCGAAGCACATCAGAATAGAGAGGAAGACTCGTCACCCGATCCCTAATAACAAAACAGATGCAGGATGGAATCTATAGGCATTGGTTTCGAACTTTAGATAAGTTCATAAATAAACAGATACTCAtcgagaaggaaaagaaaataaaattctgcTATTAATCATTCGTATATGCGACAAATAATTTATAAGAGAAATGAGGAATGAAATGAATGGCCAATAAGGAAACTGAAGTTCCAGAGAGAACATGAACCTaagccttccttttcttcctttttttctttttccccctttctctTGGAAATTGGTGTACAATACTAGTTTCTTCAAGATCCATATTAAAAACAATCTATTCCAACCTAGTTTTTCCAACTAttccaaaaacaaaaaacaactatactctttcttcttatcattCTTAAATAGGCAGATTGAGGTAACGAAAAAGCAGACAGCCATGATATTTCTTTGTTTTGTCTCCATCGAAAGCCCAATCTTAAGGCACTCTATATCCATCCAGGATTTATAAGGTAAACTAATTTTAATATATAGGCTCCTAATTCTTTTCATGTTAAACTTACCATACAATTGTCTCAGACAAACTTCAAATCTCAAACTCCTAACACCCTTGAGGCTTTAACTGCATCAATATTGCACAGAAATCAACATACCGCACAACCAGAAGAATTAGAACAATGACAAACAGGAAaaatatacaaaagaaaataaaatgtatTCGCTACACAAGCGCAATTGCTAGTTCTTGGAATGAATGAGGTCCAATAAATAAGGTAGCGTGCACATGCTTTGTTAGAAAATGTCCCAAACATTTCCACGAGAATATGCCTCTTAAAAATTGACCTATTTCTCAAGTTTTTTGTAATACTCTGCTTATGTTACCCAACAACTTCCATGTTGATCTCTCAGTTTCTTTACTCTGGCATTTCAACAAACACGTCTTCCACCCACAATTATGATACCAAAACACAACCATCACGTGATCTCCAAAAAGCCAGGAGCTAAAACAATATAATAAAGAAGGCGTTAATGATCATAAGGTTCCCATTATTTCATGATCTGAAACCATAATAAACTGCAACCGTAGCAAGATGCGATTTCTCCGAATCCAACATTATGGAAGAAACGAACAGTAGACCACCAACCTGAAGacgaaagaggaggagaagagagaaggaagGATTGGGATTAGAGGGCTTTCAGCATGTCGTCCGCGCCGCTGAAGGTAAAGGCGCCGCCCTCTTCCAAGTTGAGGACTTTGACGACGCCGTCCTCCACCAGCATCGCGTAGCGCCGGGACCGGACGCCCAGGCCCGCGGGTTTGTCCCGCAGGTCGAGCTCAACGCCGAGGGCCCTGGTGAAGTCCCCGTTGCCGTCGGAGAGCAGCAGCACCTCGTCCCCGATCTTGAGGTCCTCCTTCCACGCCCGCATCACGAAGACGTCGTTGACGGAGACGCAAGCGATGGTGTCCACGCCCCTGGCGCGCAGCTCCCCGGCCTTCTCCACGAAGCCGGGGAGGTGCTTCTGGGTGCACGTCGGGGTGAAGGCCCCCGGGACGGCGACGAGCACGGCTCTCTTGCCCTTGGTGAGCTCCGAGACGGTGACGGTCTTGATCTCCTCGTCGGGGCCGAAGTAGGAGAGGGTGGCGTCGGGGAGCTTGTCGCCGACGGAGATGGTGGTCGAGGAGGCAACGGCGGCGGGTGCCGAAGCGAAGCACCGAGGGAAGGCGGCGGGCCGGAGCCGGAGGGTGGAAGTGGCATGGGGGAGGATGCGGGGCACGCGGATGGCGACGAAGGGGCGGAGGCGGACGACGGCGGAGGAGCGGGAGGCGGGGGCGACGAACTTGGCGCCGGCTTCGGTGAGAGAAGCTGCCATCTCCGTGAGCGGTGGAATCACCCGAGTAGGACGCATGCGATGAGAATAGTTATCGAACAGCTGTGTCCTGTTAATCGAAGCATATCATGTCTACCCACTCGACACGTACTTTCCTCACCAGTCCCGGTGGGTTGGTGAGTGTGGTGGCAACGAACCCGTCGATTCAGGAATCGAtcgggtcgggtcgggtcgggtcgggtcggtTCGGTTCGCTCCTGAAATCATGTCCGGTTCGATTCCCCAAAATACAAAATAAGACAATGAAAACATAAGATAAGAATAATACTCCTAATGAATTTTATCCCTGCGAACGTGAAAATTTTCACGGCAAATTTTACCGAACATGAAAACGTAACaccttaaaatataatatattcttaaagcaaaaaaataaaaataaaaatcaaatcaaaCTAAGTAACTTATGTTTGTATTTAATTCAGATAAACGAAATTTAAATTTTGATGAATTTCTATTTGattcgatttgatttgattttttttatacaatatAGATTTACATGTTATGAGTTCAGATCCAACTTGGGCGTAGTAACTACAATAAAATCCTAAATTTTCTATTATTTCCATCCTCTCTCTTTCTATCTCCAACTCGGATTAAGAAAAGAGACTACCATTtggtttttaacttaaatcttaaCTCGATTAATTGTTTAGATATTCGAGTTCATTCTTCCTGATCCAACTCGGATTTATTTTTCTACTTGCTACTTCATCTCAAACTTGATTAACGAATCCTATAACTTAGCTTAAGTGGGTCAAATAAAATGATGATTTTGAAAAGAAAGAAAGTAACGGATCTCAGCTAATCTAATTGATGAACATTTTTGACAGTTAAATTGCAAGATTCTAAGAGTCAATCAATCCCCTTCATCATTTATCCTAAGATCATTAATTGCCCACACCAAATGCTGAGATCGAGTTAACGCATAACAACAATAGTTTAATCAAGTTGTTGTCGAGACTCAAAATTAACTACAAagccaaagaaagaaaagaaataactAAACACAACATAAATTAGGCCATTGAATGAGGTAGCAATTGGAACATCAACAcagcttttctttttcctcttccagAATTATTAGATTGAAATGCATAATTAAGGGGTGCAAACTCAAGGCTGGGATGTAGGAAATAGATTCCAGAAACTCGAGTTCACAGGACACATTTCGCATATTCCTTATGAAAACCCTACTAGGGACTAATTACTACCCAGCCTTCCACCCTCATTCCAATGAAGGCCATAGAATAGCTATTGTTGGTTCTATCAGCAAAAGAAATGGTAAATTGTATATTCCAAGTATAAGGATGCCACACATTTTGATACAAAACGAATACTAACACAAAATAATCATTTACATAAATGAATGAATCAAGGATTGCTGCTATAACATCAACAATGACAGTTGAAATTAGTCGTTACAATCTTCGAGTTAATAGAGTCCTAAGATAAGTATATGTAGTATGGGACTTCCAAGGGTCCCAAAGGGCAGGAAATCCTATTGTTGCATGTTTTCAGGATTATCATTCTTCAAGGATGCAGATTGATCTCCAGACTCCTGCAAACACAAGCCAGAATTGTCCCACTTATCAAACTCCAAGTTTCCATCCAAAACATGCAAAACAGGATCCCATGGCACATCAAGTCCAGCAGCAAAACCCAGCACACTGGGATCATGAACAAAGTCCTCCCAGACATTTCCTTCGCAACCGAAAGATTGTTGTCCAGCCTCAGTGACTGCTTCCCATACTTCTTCCTGGTCGATGGTAATATCCCTCGCTGGTCCTTTGTCCCTCATTTTCTCCTCGGAAGCATCTTCAGGGAATGATATGAGATCCTCGGATGCACCGTAGGTGGCATCCAAAGTGTAACTAACGGTGTTCTTTCCCCTTAAGACAAGACTAACCAGATCTTGCGCCATACTCTCGCTTGGAGGGACAGTAGCACTGAAAGAAGTTCTCTCTGTTTCAACACCCTGAGAGAGAGATGAAAAACATTCAGCAGGAGTGATGCTAAGTTGAATCTGACTCTGATGGCTCTCAGGATTCTTGGCCATTGATGAAACAGTGGTAGCATCCAGAAACAGTGGGGCCAATGCATCAACTTCAGCTTCATCTAAGCCTTCAATAAGTTCTTCTCCACTTGCATGAAGTCCGAGTTTCTCAACAAAATCTGGCAAAATATCTGGAATTTCTTTGTTCACAACATGTTCAGGGTCTTGCAATGTAGAAGCAGCAACAACTTCAAAACCAAGCATATTCTTCGCACCTTGGTCGATGCATCCGATTGCATCAGTGTTGCTCGATGGTTTTTGTTTAAGAAACTTTCTTATCACTCTCGGAGAAGCAATGCCACTCTGCTCCTGCTGCTGTCTAAGATGAACCAAGAAGACTGGGTTTCGAATTACCTTTGCCAAGAAAGAAACCATTTGCTTCTGCCTCTGTTCTGCTGATTGCATCTGCAGTTTGAGCATATCCATCTGTTGGACTGTTATGAGGTGTTCCTGCTGCAATCTCATGATCTCCTGCATCAGAGCACTCCTATCACTTTTAAGCATGTGGATTTCACCTTCCAATTCAGAGTTCTCCGGTTCGGCTGACAAGCTTACTTGCATGGCAATTTGGTGGACCTGAGATGACCTGCGCCTGTTAATGTTTTTCAACAAAACTCTATTTCCTTGTAAAAAATCTTCATTCGCAAATTCCCATCTATCAGCATCAATCTTGTGAAAACCCTGAAGAGAATCACTAAAAAATCagttatatacacacacacacacacacacacacacatatagatatgtatatgtatatatacatacatatataaatatagatatgtatatgtatatgtatacatatatatatatgtatacatatatatatttatttatatatatatacatacatatattacaTTGTTGGGAGAAATACTTTGTGAATCAGCTTCAATTAACCTGCTTCCAGTCAAGGTATTATAACTTAACAAAAATATATTGTAAATACAAGGACACAAATATTTTGTATCatcattgcatagagtttattaaCTGAGGGATGACAATTCACTTTTATATGGATAATAAACATGCTGAAGAACAAACTTGCTTGAACGGACCTAGTCCCGGGAAGAACTCCACGTTATAGGCATCAAATTACAAGCATAAAGTACTAAATTCTCATTCCAAGTAATTCAAAAATCATTTGAAGAGTGTTGAATGCATAACATTTCTCAAGAGTACTGACCAAAAGAAGTACAAAACAGAATCTGGTTTTCACCTttcaatcaatgaaaatttgtttTAGACATCAAAGATTTCCTGCATGTATCAGACTATTAAAAATATGTAAAGTAATATTTATGAGAATAACACAAGAAAGCCTAGCAGCCTCAAAGATGAATATAAACCCAGCTAATGCACATTGTTTATGTAAGTTTTTGTATTAGGAACTGTGGAAGTTCATGAGAAGTATGCCACGCTAAGTGATTGACCTCAGAAACATAAAAATCCCTAATTATAACAATCAACAAATATTGCAAGTGTTATCTGGAAGAAGAGCATATAGCCTGACATACAATCTCCTTAATCTAACAAGTAACACTTATTGCAAGTGTTATCTGGAAATAGAGCTGATAGCCATCTTCTAATAAGCTGAATAAAAAAGCCCATAATTTACTATTCTCCTTCATACTTCATCAGGTGAAACAATATCATGGAACTTTTGGGACTTGATAAATACCACCCCTCTACTTGTAAGGTTAAGGCCATATACATTTACCATCCCTAGACCCTGTATTGATAGAAGACCCATGACATGAGCTGCCTTTTAGTCAATGGATACCATCCAAAAAGATGACACAGGGAAGAAGTGTCCACAATCTGCAGAACTTGCTTATTTGAAGATGAACACAGAACATCACTGTCCTCCCACATAAGAAAACTGACTATTCAAATGAATATCACACACCTAAAGTACttgcaaaataaaaaattaccaaCCTCATGTAGATTAAAATCTCAATCATCCAAAGGTACAAGTTTGCTTTTAAATTTGACAATTATTCATCTCTTCAAACATTTTGGTCTTTTAGGACTGCTCTATTTAATATACCTAGTTGTCTTCTCTTTAGTTCTACTTGTTTGCCCTCGAGCTGTTACCGAATTTTTAACAATATTATGTA belongs to Musa acuminata AAA Group cultivar baxijiao chromosome BXJ3-5, Cavendish_Baxijiao_AAA, whole genome shotgun sequence and includes:
- the LOC135637954 gene encoding peroxiredoxin-2E-1, chloroplastic-like produces the protein MRPTRVIPPLTEMAASLTEAGAKFVAPASRSSAVVRLRPFVAIRVPRILPHATSTLRLRPAAFPRCFASAPAAVASSTTISVGDKLPDATLSYFGPDEEIKTVTVSELTKGKRAVLVAVPGAFTPTCTQKHLPGFVEKAGELRARGVDTIACVSVNDVFVMRAWKEDLKIGDEVLLLSDGNGDFTRALGVELDLRDKPAGLGVRSRRYAMLVEDGVVKVLNLEEGGAFTFSGADDMLKAL
- the LOC135637567 gene encoding heat stress transcription factor A-3-like isoform X2 gives rise to the protein MTFLRSPLMDFGGRSASNPSQSPRLRPKMEPPGEPSRLSPPSPSVSPLPDSAAAAPSALQPDGGGGGGEGVPRPLEALQSAPIPPFLSKTYELVDDPALDAVLSWGPAGRSFVVWDPVEFARVVLPRHFKHNNFSSFVRQLNTYGFHKIDADRWEFANEDFLQGNRVLLKNINRRRSSQVHQIAMQEIMRLQQEHLITVQQMDMLKLQMQSAEQRQKQMVSFLAKVIRNPVFLVHLRQQQEQSGIASPRVIRKFLKQKPSSNTDAIGCIDQGAKNMLGFEVVAASTLQDPEHVVNKEIPDILPDFVEKLGLHASGEELIEGLDEAEVDALAPLFLDATTVSSMAKNPESHQSQIQLSITPAECFSSLSQGVETERTSFSATVPPSESMAQDLVSLVLRGKNTVSYTLDATYGASEDLISFPEDASEEKMRDKGPARDITIDQEEVWEAVTEAGQQSFGCEGNVWEDFVHDPSVLGFAAGLDVPWDPVLHVLDGNLEFDKWDNSGLCLQESGDQSASLKNDNPENMQQ
- the LOC135637567 gene encoding heat stress transcription factor A-3-like isoform X1 encodes the protein MTFLRSPLMDFGGRSASNPSQSPRLRPKMEPPGEPSRLSPPSPSVSPLPDSAAAAPSALQPDGGGGGGEGVPRPLEALQSAPIPPFLSKTYELVDDPALDAVLSWGPAGRSFVVWDPVEFARVVLPRHFKHNNFSSFVRQLNTYGFHKIDADRWEFANEDFLQGNRVLLKNINRRRSSQVHQIAMQVSLSAEPENSELEGEIHMLKSDRSALMQEIMRLQQEHLITVQQMDMLKLQMQSAEQRQKQMVSFLAKVIRNPVFLVHLRQQQEQSGIASPRVIRKFLKQKPSSNTDAIGCIDQGAKNMLGFEVVAASTLQDPEHVVNKEIPDILPDFVEKLGLHASGEELIEGLDEAEVDALAPLFLDATTVSSMAKNPESHQSQIQLSITPAECFSSLSQGVETERTSFSATVPPSESMAQDLVSLVLRGKNTVSYTLDATYGASEDLISFPEDASEEKMRDKGPARDITIDQEEVWEAVTEAGQQSFGCEGNVWEDFVHDPSVLGFAAGLDVPWDPVLHVLDGNLEFDKWDNSGLCLQESGDQSASLKNDNPENMQQ